The nucleotide sequence TCCGGCCAAGGTGCTGGTGGTGGACGACGAGCCGGATGTCGCGGTGCTGATGGAGCAGGTGTTCCGCAAGCAGGTCCGGCGCAACGTCTACCAGTTCCTGTTCGCGGCGGATGGCGAGGAGGCGCTGGAGGAGCTGCGCCAGCACCCGGACACCGAGGTGGTCCTCTGCGACATCAACATGCCGAGGATGGACGGGCTCACGTTCCTGTCGCGCATCGGCGAGGTGACGACGCTCACGCGCGTGGTCATCGTCTCGGCGTACGGGGACATGAGCAACCTGCGCACGGCGATGAACCGCGGCGCGTTCGACTTCATCACCAAGCCCATCGACTTCCCGGACCTGGAGGCCACGCTCGTCAAGACGCTCAAGCACGTGCGCGAGCTGCGGCGCACGGTGCGCTACACCGAGGAGAACGGCCTCTTGCGCATGTTCGTCCCGGGCGGCGTGCTGGAGCGGCTGCCGCCGATGATGCAGGGCACGGAGGCCATGGCGGGCGAGTGGGTGGAGGGCACCGTCGTCTTCGTCGACGTGCACGGGTTCACCCCGGTGCTCAAGGACGAGGCGCCCCCGGAGTCGCTGCGGCGGCTCAACGCCATCTTCGAGGCCATCGTCCCGGAGGTGCTCTCGCGCGGCGGCACGGTGGACAAGTTCGTGGGCGACGCGGTGATGGCCGTTTTCAGAGGCCCCGGCCACGTGGACCACGCGCTGGAGGCGTGTCTGTCCATCCGCCAGCAGCTCGAGGTCCTGGCCACGCGAGGAGGCGAGGGCGCCCCGTACGCCCACGGCGTCTGCATGGGGCTGGACTCCGGCGACGTGGTGTCCGGCAGCATCGGCGCGAAGGCGTCCGGACGGCTCGACTACACGGTGCTGGGGGACGTGGTGAACACGGCGGCCCGGCTGTCCACCCTGGCCCAGCGCGGGCAGGTGCTGCTCAGCGAGCGCACGAAGGAACGCGCGCAGGAACCCTTCGACTACGCGGCGCTGGGGCCCCAGGTGCCGCCGGGAGCCTCGGTGGAGCTGCTGGTGTACGAGCTGCTCCGAGCGGAGGGGGCGCGCACGCCGGTGTCGGAGGACTCGACGCCGTACATGCCCACTTCGGGCGGCCACGAGGAGCCCGGGGAGGGCTCCCACGAGGCCGCGGGGCTGGTGGCGCAGCCGTCCCGGTGAGTCGGGACGGTGCGCGGCGCTTCAGCTGCTCTGGGTGACGCGCACCGTGGTGTTCATCTCGCGGCCGGTGGCCGGGTCCCGGGCGCGCATGGTGAGGATGCCTTCGATGTTCACGTCGAAGGTGATCTCCACCTGCACTCCACCGGCGCGGGCCTGCTGGATGCCGGAGAAGGTGAACTCGCCGAGCATGTCGTTGCGCGCCACCATCTCGTGGTCGCCCTGGAAGATGCGCATGGCCAGCTCGGTCTGGTTGTCCATGCTGGTGGTGGCGAGCAGCTGCTTGGCGTTGGGGATGGGCGCGTTGCGCGGGAAGACGACGTGGAAGGCGCCGCCGGCCTTCTCCAGGCCGATGGCCATGGGAATCACGTCCAACAGCTGGATGCGCAGGTTGGTGTCGTCCTGGAGCGAGTGCGCGTAGAGCGCCGCGCCGATGGCGACCGCCTCGTCCGGGTGCACGGCCTTGCTGGGCGCCTTGCCGAAGAACTTGGTCAGCCGGTCCTGGACGATGGGCATGCGCGTCTGGCCGCCGACCAACATCACCTGGTCCACGTCCTTGGTGGACAACCCCGAGTCCACCAGCACGCGCGCCACCATCTGCAGGGTGCGGTCGACGAGGTGGTTGGTGAGCTGCTCCAGCATCTTGCGCGTGAACTTCATCTCGATGTTCAGGGGCTGGCCCTGGGACGTCATCGTGATGAAGGGGATGTTGAAGGGCACCTCGTCGCGCGCGGACAAATCAATCTTCGTGCGCTCGGCCAGGTCCTTGATGCGCTGCATGGCCACCGGGTCCGTGGCCAGGTCGATGCCCGTCTTGGCCGCGAAGTCCTTGAGGACGTGGTGGATGATGGCGTTGTCGAAGTCGATACCGCCCAGGAACACGTCGCCGCCGGTGGACTTCACCTCGAAGACGCGCTCGCGGATCTCGATGATGGAGACGTCGAAGGTGCCGCCGCCCAGGTCGTAGATGACGACCTTCTCCTTGAGTCCCTTGCCCACGCCGTACGCGAGCGCCGCCGCGGTGGGCTCGTTGATGATGCGCACGACGTCCAGGTCGATGAGCTTGCCCGCGTCCTTCACCGACTGGCGCTGCCGGTCGTTGAAGTAGGCGGGCACCGTCACCACCGCCCGCTTGATGGGCATCTTCAGGTAGTTGGACGCGACCTCGCGAATCTTGCCGAGGATCTTCGCGCTCACTTCCTGGAGCGTGAACTCACGCTTGCCGACATCCAGCGTGACGTCGTTCTTCTTGCCGGGGCGCATGTTGTACGCCACGACCTTCTTCATCGTCTCGACGACGTCGCTGCCGAACGGACGGCCCACCAGACGCTTGGCGCCGTAGACGGTGTTGCGCGGGTTGAGCTGCCACTGGCGCTTGGCCTCGTAGCCGATGAGCTCGTTCCCCTTGTCATCAATCGCGAAGATGGAGGGGATGGTGTACTCACCGCCCTTGTAGGGGATGAGCTTGACGTTCCCGCTGTCCTCGACAATCGCCGCGCACGAGTTGGTCGTGCCGAGGTCGATGCCGATGATGGGCTCCTTGTGCATCGTGTCTGGGCTCCGGGTGGCCACCGAAGAGAAAGGCTGGACCGTAGCGCACCCCGGCCCACCACGCGAGTAAGCTGACACCCACCCGGTGCCAAAGCCCTGCAACCCCGCACCATGTCGGGCGAAAAGTGCACCTGGGCTACTCTCCCCCCTGGAGGACAGCCGGCGGCCCGAGCACGTGGGGTGGACGACACGGCGCCAAAGGGCCCTGGACTTTCCGGAGGGTGGGCGGGAAAGGTCGAGGAGCGCAGAGGACGGCCTGCGGCCCGCCGGCGGCGTGGCTAGATCAACGGACCTGGACGACGACGAGGAGAGCCACGTGGACGCGAAGGGGTATCTGCAGGAAGTGGGCACGCAGGTGAACGCCGACTTCGTCAAGAACCGTTCGATCCTGTCCTTCGAGGAGTACCTGTCGCTCTTCCTGAACGACCCCAAGGCCCAGGCGCGCAACGCGGCGCAGTACCTGCGGGACGTGATGGACCACTTCGGGACGGAGACGGTGCCGCACCCGACGGGGAGCATCCGGCGCTTCAAGGTGTTCGATGCGCAGCACAACGAGCGCGACGGACGGGTGGCGGGGCAGGAGGAGGTGCAGAACGCCATCTACCGGGTGCTCGGCAACTTCGTGCGCGCCGGCCGCATCAACAAGCTCATCTTCCTGCACGGCCCCAACGGCAGCGCCAAGTCCTCGCTGGTCAACGCGCTCAAGTCGGGGATGGAGACGTACTCGCGCCTGCCGCAGGGCGCGCTGTACCGCATCGCCTGGGTGTTCCCCTCGGAGAAGCTCATCAAGGGCTCCATCGGCTTCGGGGAGCGGGCCACCACGGGGGACGGGGAGCTGACGACCTTCGCGCACCTGGACGCGGAGTCCATCGACCTGCGCATGCCCTGCGAGCTGAGGGACCATCCGCTCTTCGCCATGCCCGCGGTGGACCGGCGCAAGGTGCTGGAGACGGCGCTCAAGAAGAAGGGGCTGGGCAATGGGGACGGGGAGACGGGGGACTTCATCCTCTCCGACTACGTGCGCGACGGCGAGCTGTGCTCCAAGTGCCGGCGCATCTACACGGCGCTGCTCAATTCCTACAACGGCGACTGGCTGAAGGTGATGCGCCACGTCCAGGTGGAGCGCTTCTATGTGTCCCGGCGCTACCAGGTGGCCACGGTGACGGTGGAGCCGCAGATGAGCGTGGACGCGGTGGTGCAGCAGCTCACCGCGGACCGCACCCAGCTCAACGTCCCCGCGCCCCTGCACAGCACGGTGCTCTTCGAGCCGCACGGGCCCCTGGTGCACGCCAACCGCGGGCTCATCGAGTACGCGGACCTGCTCAAGCGGCCGCTCGAGGCCTTCAAGTACCTGCTGGGCTTCAGCGAGACGAGCGAGGTGCCGCTCGAGCCCTTCGTGCTCCAGCTGGACGAGGTGCTCATCGCGTCCTCGAACGAGAAGCACCTGGGCGCGTTCAAGGAGCTGCCGGACTTCGCGTCGTTCAAGGGGCGAATCGAGCTGGTGCGCGTGCCGTACCTGCGCCGCTACCGCACCGAGCAGCAGATCTACGACACGCAGGTGTCCGCGACGACGGTGGGCAAGCACGTGGCGCCGCACGCGACGGCGGTGGCCGCGATGTGGGCGGTGCTCACGCGGCTCAAGAAGCCGATTCCGGACCGCTACCCCAGCGACGTGAAGGAGCTCATCGACCACGTCACGCCGGTGGAGAAGCTGCACCTGTACGAGGAGGGCGCGCCGCCGGACCGGCTCAGCCTGGCCAACACCAAGGAGCTGCGCAAGCTGCGCGAGGAGCTCTTCACCGAGTCGGACGCGTACCCCAACTACGAGGGGCGCATGGGCGCCAGCGCGCGGGAGATAAAAACGGCGCTGTTCAACGCCGCGCAGAACCCCGACTACAAGTGCCTCAACGCGCTCGCGGTGCTGGAGGAGCTGGAGGCCATCTGCAAGGACAAGAGCGTCTACGAGTTCCTGCTGCAGGAGGTGGTGGACGGCTACCATGACCACGAGGCCTTCGTGCGCGTGGCGGAGACCGAGTACCTGGACCGCGTGGACACCGAGGTGCGCGAGTCCATGGGCCTGGTGTCCGAGGGCCAGTACCGGGAGCTGGTGGAGCGCTACATCCAGAGCGTGAGCCACTGGGTGCGCGGCGAGAAGATGCGCAACCGCGTCACGGGCGAGATGGAGAAGCCGGATGAGCAGCGCATGCAGGAGGTGGAGGCCATCGTCATGCCCCGGGGCGAGGAGGCGGCGGACTTCCGTCGGGGGCTCATCGCCTCCATCGGCGCCCACCGGCTGGACAACCCGGACGTGGTGATGGACTACGCGCGCGTGTTCCCGGACATGTTCAAGCGCCTGAGGGACCACTACTTCGAGGAGCGCAAGCGCGTCTTGCGCAAGAACAAGGAGAACGTCCTCAAGTACCTCTCCGAGGACCGGGCGCAGCTGACGTCGCGCGAGCAGACCCAGGTGCAGAGCACGCTCAAGACGATGGCGGAGCGCTACGGCTACTGCGAGCACTGCGCGAAGGACGCCATCCTGTTCCTGATGAAGAAGCGCTACGCATGATGAGCGGGCGAGCGGGCTGACGGGGCCTGCTCGGGCGCCTGCTTTCCATTGGTCAGCGGGCTCGGGAAGATGGGGACGTCGAGCGAGTTCGCAGTCCTACGCGCTTCCTTCATCCCGGAGAGTCGATGACCCGCTTCCTCCTGGGCGCCCCCGTCGCCCTGCTCGCCCTCGCGTCGTGTGCCGGCGCCTCGTCGCCCCACGCGAGCGCTCCCGCGCCCAAGGCCCCTGCCGAGGTCGTGCGCGTGGTGGCGATGCCCGAGCCCGCGCGGCCGACGCGCAAGGAGATGGTGCGCCGCATCCTCCCGCACAACGTGCGGCTGCAGATCGCCGAGGGCGACAACGTGCGCCGCACGGCGTCCGGCGTGGTGGTGGGCTCGGAGCGGAGCGAGGACGGGGTGGTGGCGTGGGTGGTGACCAACGCGCACGCGGTGGTGATGGAGGACCTGAAGGCCCCGGAGCTGCGCGTGCTGGTGGACCGGCGCGGGGACGTGGAGACGCACGTGGGGCAGGTGGTGGCGCGCGGCAAGGTGCCGGAGATGGACCTGGCGCTGATTCGCGTGCCGGGGCTCGGGCTGCCCGCGGTGGAGCTGGCGGAGGAGGCGGAGCTGGAGCCAGGCGAGGACGTCGTCGTGGCGGCGTCTCCGTTCGGCCGCGCGCTGTCGTTGTCCGGCGGCATGTTGTCCCAGGTGGAGTGGGACCGGGAGTCGCGGCGGCCGAAGCTGGTGAAGACCGACGCGCCCATCGGCTACGGCGCGTCGGGCGGCGGCATCTTCAGCCTGGAGACAGGCCGGCTGCTCGCCATCGTGGAGGGCTACCGCACCGCGCAGGTGGACTTCGAGGTGCAGCAGGAGAACTTCAGCTTCGATGTGCCCATGCCTGGCGAGACGTTCGCCGCGCCGAGCACCAAGGTGCGCCAGTTCCTCAAGGCCCAGGGCTTTGGACGGCTGCTCGAGCGCAGCCTGCCTGGTGAGGGAGGCGTCGCCCACGCCGCGGGTCGCTGACCCGCCTTTTTGTCGACAGGCGCCCCGTCCGCGCTACATCCGTCCCGCTCTTTTTTCGCGTCACCAGGAGGCGAGCGCATGTCCGGACGGGTTTCGTGGGATCAGTACTTCATGGACATCGCGAAGCAGGTGGCCACCCGGGCCACGTGTGATCGCAAGCACGTCGGCGCCGTCATCGTCCGGGGCCGCACCATCCTGTCCACCGGCTACAACGGCTCCATCCGCGGGCTGCCCCACTGCGACGACGTGGGCCACATGATGGAGAACGGACACTGCGTGGCCACGGTGCACGCGGAGGCCAACGCCATCATCCAGGCGGCCACCAACGGCGTGGGCATCGACGGGGCGACCATCTACACCACCGCCAGCCCCTGCTGGCCGTGCTTCAAGCTGATCGCCAACGCGGGGCTGGTGCGCATCGTCTTCGGCGAGTTCTACCGGGACCCTCGCATCTTCGAGGTCGCCACCCGGCTCAACCTGGAGCTGGTGGGCCTGGGCGAGGCGTCGCGTCCGCCCGCGTCGTCGACCTGAGCCGGAAGCACCCGGACACACGCTTCGGAAGCGCCACGGGAAACGTCACCCGGACAACACTTGGGAGCCTGCGCAAGTAGGCGTCGCTACACGGGAATTTGCCGGTTCCGGCAAGAATTACCGACCCAGGGTTGACGTTGTGGAACACGGTCCCTAACTCTTGGCCGCGGTGGGGTGGCGGCGGGGGAGGGAGACGAAAAACCCGAGGAGTTTCCGTTGGTTAGCTCGACGGCTGTGTCCAGCAGCATGGTGCGTGTCCAGGAGTCGACGGATCCGGTGGTGGGCGCTGCCCGCTACGGTGCCGTGCAGACGCTGATGGACAGCCTGCTGCACGACGTCCGCAACCCGCTCAACGCGATGGCCATCCATCTGGAGGTGCTGTCGGAGAAGCTGAAGGCGGAGACGGGGCAGGTGCCCCCGTCGCAGGAGAAGAACCTCAAGGCGCTGCGCGAGCAGATCCAGCGCGTGGACGGCATCCTGCGGCAGTTCTCCGACTTCATCGTGTCCAAGGGCGGCGCGGCGGGCGAGGTGGACCTGTCGGACGCGACGACGCGGGCGATGAGCGTGGTGGCGCACGAGGGCCGCAAGCGCCGCGCCACGATGCAGGTGGCCGTGGAGGCGGGGGTGCGGGTGCGCCTCTCGGACACCTCGGAGCTCGGTTTCTTCGTCATCCAGGCGCTGCTGCGGGGAGTCCGGCGGGCGGAAGGTGGGGGCTCGGTGCGCGTGACGGTGCGCGCGGACGGCCCGGTGGCGGTGCTGGAGGTCGAGGACACGGGAGGGGACGGCGCGCCGGAGCTGGCGGACGCCGTGGCCGCGCTGGGGCTGCGCTGTTCGCAGCTGGGTGTGGACCTCCATGTCCGCGGTGGTTCCTGCCGTCTCATCTTTCCTCGCGCTTGAGGGCTGTACCGAGCAGCGGGCTTCTCATTCAGAGTCATCCCCAATCCGCGTCACGACGCAGTACCGGAGGTCTTCATCTTGGGTAGCGCACGAATCCTGGCCGTGGACGACGAACGCGACACGTGCGAGGCGCTGGCAGAGATGCTCAGCACCTGGGGGCACAAGGTCGAGACGGCCTTCGACGGGCACGATGCCCTGCGCAAGGCCGGCGAGTTCCGCCCGGACGTCGTCCTGTCGGACCTGGCGATGCCCGAGACGGATGGACTGTGGTTGCTGCGCAACCTCAAGGAGGAGCTGCCGGACTGCCCGGTGGTGTTCCTCACGGGGCGCGGCACCATCGACGCGGCGGTGGAGGCCATCCGCGAGGGCGCGTATGACTTCATCGTCAAGCCGCTCGACACCGCGCGCCTGAAGGTCTGCATCGACCGGGCGCTGGAGAAGAAGGAGACCCTGCGCGAGGTGCAGACCTTGCGCCGGCGCCTCAAGCAGCTGGGCTCCTCGGACCTCATCGCCCAGTCGGCGGGCATGCGCAAGGTCATCGAGCTGGTGGAGAAGGTGGCCCCGTCCAAGGCCAGCGTGTCCATCAGCGGCGAGTCCGGCACGGGCAAGGAGGTGGTGGCGCGCGCCGTCCACAACCTGTCCCTGCGCCGCGACAAGCCCTTCATCGCCATCAACTGCGCGTCGATTCCGGCCACGCTGATCGAATCGGAGATCTTCGGCCACGAGCGCGGCGCCTTCACCGGCGCGGATCAGCGCCGTCCGGGCGTGTTCGAGCTGGCCCACGGCGGCACGCTGTTCCTGGACGAATTGGGAGAGATCCCCATCGACCTGCAGGCCAAGCTCTTGCGCGTCCTGGAGGAGGGCCGCCTGCGCCGGCTGGGTGGCAAGGTGGAGATCGAAGTGGACGTGCGCGTCTTGTGCGCCACGAACCGCGACCTGAAGCAGGAGATCAAGAACCAGCGCTTCCGCGAGGACCTCTACTTCCGCCTCAACGTGTTCCAGATCCACCTGCCGCCCCTGCGCGAGCGGCGCGAGGACGTGCCCATCCTGGTCCAGCACTTCGTGGACAAGTTCCGGGGGGACTCGGCCAAGCGCGTGTCCGGCGTGCACCCGGAGGCCATGGAGGTCCTGAAGAACTACGAGTGGCCGGGCAACATCCGCGAGCTGCGCAACGCGGTGGAGCGCGCGGTGATCCTCTGCGACGGGGAGCTCATCACCCGCGAGCACCTGCCGCCGGACATGGCTGGCAAGGGCCCGGAGCGGCATACCTTCCGGTTGCCATTCGGGTTGAGCCTGGACGCGGTGGAGCGTGAGTACATCCTCGGCAGCCTCCAGCGCAATGGCAACAACAAGGCGCGCACGGCGGAGGTGCTCGGGGTGAGCGAGAAGACGCTCTACAACAAGCTCAATCGCTACGCGGCGGAGGCTCGCACCCAGCAGTCCGGCCCCGGGGGACCCTTGGGCGGGCAGGGGAGCGATGGTCCGCTGAGCGCGAGCAACCTGCTCGCGCGCTGACCTGACGGGTAGGAAATCCCCTCCGGATTCCGCGCTGTTGGAGCGGCCCGGAGGTAGGGCGACGGAGGCCTCGGCAGGAGGGGTCGGCAGGGGCCGACCCTCCGCGAAACCCCGCGTCAATTCTTGACTTTTGACCTCTGGACAAGGGATTCTGCGGTCGCCTCCCACCCACAGGGAGGGCCCGGCCGTACAGGTCGACGCTCCGGGCGACTCCGAAGCCTTCAACTCGGCAAATCAGGAGTGTGCATCAGGGTGCCGCCGGGGGGGCACAAGGAAGGCCACAACGCAATGAGCGACGCGCGAGTTCTTCACTTCTTCGGCGGCAAGGGCGGGGTCGGCAAGACCACGCTCGCGGCGGCGTACGCGTTGCGGTTGTCGGAGGAGGCCCCGAAGGAACGGGTGCTGCTCGTCTCGCTGGACCCCGTGCGCTCCCTGTCGGATCTGCTCAAGAAGAAGCTCGGCGCGAAGCCGACGAAGCTCGTCGCCGGCAAGGGCGAGGGCGGCGTCTGGGGCCTGGAGTTGGAGCCCGCCGCGTTGCTCAAGCCCTTCCTCGCGGACTACCTGCCCGCGCTGAAGAAGGCCGCGGTCAAGGGCACGCATTTCACCGAGGAGGAGCTGGGCTCGCTGTATCAGCAGGCCATCCCCGGGCTGGAGGAGCTGGTGGCGCTCTTCCACGTGGTGTCGCTGCTCGACGGCGAGGAGTTCGACCGGATCATCGTCGACGCCTCGCCCACCAGCCACACCCTGCGGCTGTTCGATCTGCCGGTGGGGCTGCGCAAGTTCCTGGGCCTGGTGCGCGCCGGTGAGAAGCCCACGGCGGCGACGGGCAAGGGCAAGAAGGCGCAGGAGGCCGCGGCCGCGGAGCCGGGCTTCCTGGAGGCGCTGGGGCAGAAGGCGGAGAAGCTGCTGGCGCTGCTGAAGGATCCCGCGCGCACGGCCTTCCACCTGACCGCGCTGGCGGAGCCGGTCCCCGAGGCGCAGACGCGCATGCTCTTCACGCAGCTGCGCGAGCGCGGGCTGCCGGTGACGGAGATCGTCGTCAACCAGGTGGAGGACCGCGAGGGTTGTCCCGCGTGTCAGGGGCGCCGGGGACTGCAGGCGCCGCACGTGCGCAAGTTCCAGGCGCTGGACAAGACGGTGCCGGTCCACCTGCTGGGTCGCCGCGAGGTGGCGCCGCGCGGGCTGGATGGTGTGGGGCTGTTGGCCAAGGCGTGGGCGGGTGGCAAGGAGACGAAGGCGCTGGAGTTCGCCGCCGCGGAGGGCCCTCCGGCCCTGGTGCGCGCGCCGTCCATGCCGCCCATCGCCGCGCCGCCGCTGCCTCCCACGCGGCTCATCTTCTTCGTGGGCCAGGGTGGCGTGGGCAAGAGCTCCTGCGCGGCCGCGGCGGCCGTGACGCTGACGGAGAAGGAGGGGCCGGTGCTCCTCATCTCCACGGACCCCGCGCACTCGCTGTCGGACGTGCTGCAGAGCCGGCTGACGGACACCGAGACGCAGGTGAAGGGCACCAAGGGCCTGTACGCCCGCGAGCTGGACATGGCGGGTTGGTTCAACGCCCTGCGCAAGCGGCTCAAGGAGAAGGCGGAGAAGGCCTTCGAGGGCGCGCCCAAGGCGGGCAGCGAGGTTCCGGCGGATCTGCTGTACCTGCGCAACCTGCTCGAGTGCGCGCCCCCGGGCATCGACGAGCTGGCGGCGATGAGCGTGCTGACGGACGCGCTGGTGCAGGAGCGGTTCAAGCGCATCGTGGTGGACTCGTCGCCGGTGGTGAACTCGGTGCGGGTGGTGGAGCTGGCGCAGACGGCCAAGACGTGGCTGGGCGCGCTGCACACCGTGCTCAACAAGCACCGCGCCAAGGGCCTGGGCGAGCTGGCGGACGACATCGCCGGGATGATCAAGCACGCCAAGCGCTTCGAGGAGGCCCTGGCGTCCCCGACGGAGGCGCGCTTCGTGGTGGTGACGCGCGGCGAGGACCTGGCCGCGGCGCGCACCGAGCGCGTGGTGGAGTACCTGAAGGAGAAGAAGCTCCCGGTGGAGCGCATCCTCGTCAACCGCGTGGGCCCCAAGTCCACGTGTGAGAAGTGCGAGAACCGCCGGAAGCTGGAGCTCAACGCCGCGAAGGCCATCGAGAAGAAGCTGGGCCTGCCCGTCACCATGGCCCCGGCGCTCGGCCGTCACCCGGCCGGCCTGCGCGAGCTGAAGGCGTTCCGCACGGCGTGGTACGCGCTGTCGCCGCCGGCCGCGAAGATCAAGGCCGCCTGAAGTCCCGCCGGGGCGGCCTTGGCCGCCTCAGGCGTCGCACTCGGACGGCGCGTCGGTGAAGGTTCCCCACTGGGGGAACGTCAGCGCGCCGGTCTCGGTCAGGGTGCCCGTCACGGGCGCCTCTCCGCGCAGCCTCAGCTCCACCTGACGCCCCTTCACGGAGTACGTGCCGGAGAGCTCGGAGCGGTGGGGCTTTCCCTCCGCGTCCACGTCGCGATTCCAGAGCGTCACGCGGCCCTGGGTGCGGAAGCGCAGGCCCCGGGTGGTGCCGTGGACGCCCACGCCCGGGCCGTACCAGCTCACGTTGCGCAGGAGGAAGGGGATGTCGGCCTCCTTCTCCGGGACGCGGCCCTGCAGGCGCTGCCAGCCCAGGGTGTCGCGGATGCCGTCGAAGTCCGCGTCCTGGCGGGCGCGCGTCAGCCGGCGGGCGTCCAGCTTCACGGCCTGGGTGAGGTGCTCGACGATGACGTCCCGGTGGGCGCCGTACTCGCAGACCTGGCCCTGCTTGCGGAGCACGCCCAGGGTGGCGGCGGCGTTGTAGCGGGGCAGGGCGTAGTCCGGGGCCTCGCGGACGGCGGCCTGGAACTTCTCCAGGGCCTCTGGATAGCGGCCGGCCTGGTACAGGCGGAAGCCCTCGGTGTTGAGGGCCCTTGCGGGGGGCGGGACGGGGGCGGCGCTCAGCGCGAGGACGAGCAGCGGCAGGGCATGAAGCATGGCGTCCGGAGGGGCGTGGGGTGTCCGGCACCGTGACACGGTGCGGTGCGTAAGTGCTTGCGCGTTGAAAGGTGCCATACCCTGGTGCTAGTTCCGCGCCATGGCAACCGGCATCAGTTACGCGCTCGACTTCGAGCGCCCGCTCATCGAGCTGGAGAAGAAGATCGATGAGCTCAAGGCGTTGTCCACGGGTGGATCCGCGGACTTCACCTCGGAGATTTCGAAGCTCGAGAAGAAGGCGAAGAAGCTCCAGACGGAGATCTTCAGCGACCTGACGCGGTGGCAGGTGGTGCAGATGTCCCGCCACCCCGCGCGGCCCTACTTCCTGGATTACGTCCGCTTCCTCTTCACGGACTTCGTGGAGCTGTGCGGAGACCGGCACTTCGGCGAGGACCCATCCATCGTCGGCGGTTTCGCGCGCT is from Myxococcus fulvus and encodes:
- a CDS encoding protein kinase domain-containing protein; translation: MSEPRIIGGRYVLERVLAGGGMGTVWVATDPKLQRRVALKLMASHCAPTPHALRQFEWEAQAIARFQSPHVIQIHDCHLEGDTPYIVMELLEGEDLEALLNRRGRLSLAMVERLLTQASRALTAAHAAGVIHRDLKPANIFLSRSASGEVVKVLDFGLALLTQGGTAHPHPEEEMAGTPRYMSPEQLRGLSPRLDHRCDLWALSVVAYRALTGQHPFPLESLRQFRLGNVPPPPVAPSSLAPELGTEVDAFFARALDVDPSKRFQSAHELSSAFSARVEAGRPARPAKVLVVDDEPDVAVLMEQVFRKQVRRNVYQFLFAADGEEALEELRQHPDTEVVLCDINMPRMDGLTFLSRIGEVTTLTRVVIVSAYGDMSNLRTAMNRGAFDFITKPIDFPDLEATLVKTLKHVRELRRTVRYTEENGLLRMFVPGGVLERLPPMMQGTEAMAGEWVEGTVVFVDVHGFTPVLKDEAPPESLRRLNAIFEAIVPEVLSRGGTVDKFVGDAVMAVFRGPGHVDHALEACLSIRQQLEVLATRGGEGAPYAHGVCMGLDSGDVVSGSIGAKASGRLDYTVLGDVVNTAARLSTLAQRGQVLLSERTKERAQEPFDYAALGPQVPPGASVELLVYELLRAEGARTPVSEDSTPYMPTSGGHEEPGEGSHEAAGLVAQPSR
- a CDS encoding Hsp70 family protein — encoded protein: MHKEPIIGIDLGTTNSCAAIVEDSGNVKLIPYKGGEYTIPSIFAIDDKGNELIGYEAKRQWQLNPRNTVYGAKRLVGRPFGSDVVETMKKVVAYNMRPGKKNDVTLDVGKREFTLQEVSAKILGKIREVASNYLKMPIKRAVVTVPAYFNDRQRQSVKDAGKLIDLDVVRIINEPTAAALAYGVGKGLKEKVVIYDLGGGTFDVSIIEIRERVFEVKSTGGDVFLGGIDFDNAIIHHVLKDFAAKTGIDLATDPVAMQRIKDLAERTKIDLSARDEVPFNIPFITMTSQGQPLNIEMKFTRKMLEQLTNHLVDRTLQMVARVLVDSGLSTKDVDQVMLVGGQTRMPIVQDRLTKFFGKAPSKAVHPDEAVAIGAALYAHSLQDDTNLRIQLLDVIPMAIGLEKAGGAFHVVFPRNAPIPNAKQLLATTSMDNQTELAMRIFQGDHEMVARNDMLGEFTFSGIQQARAGGVQVEITFDVNIEGILTMRARDPATGREMNTTVRVTQSS
- a CDS encoding PrkA family serine protein kinase, which codes for MDAKGYLQEVGTQVNADFVKNRSILSFEEYLSLFLNDPKAQARNAAQYLRDVMDHFGTETVPHPTGSIRRFKVFDAQHNERDGRVAGQEEVQNAIYRVLGNFVRAGRINKLIFLHGPNGSAKSSLVNALKSGMETYSRLPQGALYRIAWVFPSEKLIKGSIGFGERATTGDGELTTFAHLDAESIDLRMPCELRDHPLFAMPAVDRRKVLETALKKKGLGNGDGETGDFILSDYVRDGELCSKCRRIYTALLNSYNGDWLKVMRHVQVERFYVSRRYQVATVTVEPQMSVDAVVQQLTADRTQLNVPAPLHSTVLFEPHGPLVHANRGLIEYADLLKRPLEAFKYLLGFSETSEVPLEPFVLQLDEVLIASSNEKHLGAFKELPDFASFKGRIELVRVPYLRRYRTEQQIYDTQVSATTVGKHVAPHATAVAAMWAVLTRLKKPIPDRYPSDVKELIDHVTPVEKLHLYEEGAPPDRLSLANTKELRKLREELFTESDAYPNYEGRMGASAREIKTALFNAAQNPDYKCLNALAVLEELEAICKDKSVYEFLLQEVVDGYHDHEAFVRVAETEYLDRVDTEVRESMGLVSEGQYRELVERYIQSVSHWVRGEKMRNRVTGEMEKPDEQRMQEVEAIVMPRGEEAADFRRGLIASIGAHRLDNPDVVMDYARVFPDMFKRLRDHYFEERKRVLRKNKENVLKYLSEDRAQLTSREQTQVQSTLKTMAERYGYCEHCAKDAILFLMKKRYA
- a CDS encoding S1 family peptidase; its protein translation is MTRFLLGAPVALLALASCAGASSPHASAPAPKAPAEVVRVVAMPEPARPTRKEMVRRILPHNVRLQIAEGDNVRRTASGVVVGSERSEDGVVAWVVTNAHAVVMEDLKAPELRVLVDRRGDVETHVGQVVARGKVPEMDLALIRVPGLGLPAVELAEEAELEPGEDVVVAASPFGRALSLSGGMLSQVEWDRESRRPKLVKTDAPIGYGASGGGIFSLETGRLLAIVEGYRTAQVDFEVQQENFSFDVPMPGETFAAPSTKVRQFLKAQGFGRLLERSLPGEGGVAHAAGR
- a CDS encoding deoxycytidylate deaminase — its product is MSGRVSWDQYFMDIAKQVATRATCDRKHVGAVIVRGRTILSTGYNGSIRGLPHCDDVGHMMENGHCVATVHAEANAIIQAATNGVGIDGATIYTTASPCWPCFKLIANAGLVRIVFGEFYRDPRIFEVATRLNLELVGLGEASRPPASST
- a CDS encoding sensor histidine kinase, coding for MVRVQESTDPVVGAARYGAVQTLMDSLLHDVRNPLNAMAIHLEVLSEKLKAETGQVPPSQEKNLKALREQIQRVDGILRQFSDFIVSKGGAAGEVDLSDATTRAMSVVAHEGRKRRATMQVAVEAGVRVRLSDTSELGFFVIQALLRGVRRAEGGGSVRVTVRADGPVAVLEVEDTGGDGAPELADAVAALGLRCSQLGVDLHVRGGSCRLIFPRA
- the nla6 gene encoding enhancer binding protein Nla6; the encoded protein is MGSARILAVDDERDTCEALAEMLSTWGHKVETAFDGHDALRKAGEFRPDVVLSDLAMPETDGLWLLRNLKEELPDCPVVFLTGRGTIDAAVEAIREGAYDFIVKPLDTARLKVCIDRALEKKETLREVQTLRRRLKQLGSSDLIAQSAGMRKVIELVEKVAPSKASVSISGESGTGKEVVARAVHNLSLRRDKPFIAINCASIPATLIESEIFGHERGAFTGADQRRPGVFELAHGGTLFLDELGEIPIDLQAKLLRVLEEGRLRRLGGKVEIEVDVRVLCATNRDLKQEIKNQRFREDLYFRLNVFQIHLPPLRERREDVPILVQHFVDKFRGDSAKRVSGVHPEAMEVLKNYEWPGNIRELRNAVERAVILCDGELITREHLPPDMAGKGPERHTFRLPFGLSLDAVEREYILGSLQRNGNNKARTAEVLGVSEKTLYNKLNRYAAEARTQQSGPGGPLGGQGSDGPLSASNLLAR